In one window of Tenacibaculum mesophilum DNA:
- a CDS encoding DUF3822 family protein yields the protein MTQLQKKSKKISANAQYKSLSIQFSLDGFSFCISNSETKETLLFTKYTFSDSIASPELLLDKIIRVFDTDKDLQQDFTAVFAIHQNNLATLVPNKLFDRNNLVPYLNYNVKTLKTDFITYDLHTVIAANTVYIPYVNINNYLFQNFGEFEYKHHSTVLIDKLLNYSENDSEDQFFVYVSSSYLDIVVCKEGKLLFYNSFLYNTKEDFIYYILFTAEQLQMDPNSFQLTFIGDIEKESDIYSITYSYIRNIHFINPINSFFADSKDFSNHSNFILIA from the coding sequence GTGACGCAATTGCAAAAAAAGAGTAAAAAAATTAGCGCTAATGCGCAGTATAAAAGTTTATCCATCCAATTTAGTTTGGATGGATTTTCTTTTTGTATATCAAACTCAGAAACAAAAGAAACTCTTCTTTTTACCAAGTATACATTTTCTGACTCTATTGCTTCTCCAGAACTATTACTAGATAAAATCATCCGTGTTTTTGATACTGACAAAGATTTACAACAAGACTTTACAGCTGTTTTTGCCATTCATCAAAACAATTTAGCTACGTTGGTTCCTAACAAGCTCTTTGATAGAAATAATTTAGTTCCATATTTAAATTATAACGTAAAAACGTTAAAAACAGATTTTATAACCTACGATTTACATACTGTAATAGCTGCTAATACAGTTTATATACCTTATGTAAATATCAACAACTACCTTTTTCAAAATTTTGGGGAATTTGAATACAAACATCATTCAACAGTTTTAATAGATAAACTACTAAACTATTCTGAGAATGATTCTGAAGATCAATTCTTTGTATATGTTTCTTCTTCTTATTTAGATATCGTTGTTTGTAAAGAAGGCAAACTATTATTTTATAATTCATTTTTATACAATACAAAAGAAGATTTTATATATTACATTCTTTTCACTGCTGAACAATTACAAATGGATCCAAATTCTTTCCAATTGACATTTATCGGTGATATTGAGAAAGAATCAGATATATATTCTATTACTTATTCATACATTCGAAATATTCACTTTATTAATCCAATTAATAGTTTTTTTGCCGATAGTAAAGACTTTTCGAATCACTCTAATTTTATACTCATAGCCTAA
- a CDS encoding PIG-L family deacetylase has translation MHKKVLLLLSFLLISLTISAQKPQKLTSNQIYEKVQKLNFLGSALYIAAHPDDENTRLIAYLSNHEKARTGYLSLTRGDGGQNLIGPEMRELLGVIRTQELLAARNVDGGEQRFSRANDFGYSKHPDETLKIWDKDKVLADVVWAIRTFKPDVIINRFNHRTPGTTHGHHTSSAMLSVEAFDLANDKSKYPEQLKDTDTWRPNRLFFNTSWWFYGSEEAFEKADKSNMLSFDIGTYYPLKGLSNNEVAAIASSQHLCQGFGRLTTRGSQTEYVEFLKGEFPKDKKDIFSGINTTWNRVEGGGEIGDILYDIEQNFDFVNPSKHLPDLLEAYKKVRQLKDSHWRAIKTKELNEIIKACAGLYLEASAESSSSIPSSTINVNFEALNRSFISMELSSITILPEGKNIKKELDLAPNSKQNFKSKINIAKDVSYSSPYWLATQWDLGMYKVNDQKLIGNPESLRPIQIQYNIVIEDQPIAFTIPVVHRYAKRDKGEIYEPFEVLPKVTTKLLNKVLVFSSEKSQKVTVEVRSGAKNTNGIVTLKAPKGWKVTPNEAKFSIDQKGDIQLIDFMVTPTQNESEGVLKAIAKVEGKSYDKELIEINYSHIPKQSVLLPSQAKVVRMDIKKNGTRIGYIQGSGDAIPESLQQIGYEVTELNVNEINGNLEQFDAVVVGIRAYNTIKELQFKQKYLLEYVKNGGNLIVQYNTNRGVDVQAPYELQLSRDRVTDEHSKVTLLAKEHSILNYPNKITEADFDGWVQERGLYFPNKWSKEYTSILSMHDKGESVKKGSLLVAKYGKGNYIYTGLSFFRELPAGVSGAYKLFANLLSVKENTVEK, from the coding sequence ATGCACAAAAAAGTACTTTTATTACTATCTTTTTTATTGATTTCACTAACAATAAGCGCACAAAAACCACAAAAACTTACTTCAAATCAGATTTACGAGAAAGTTCAAAAATTAAACTTTTTAGGCTCTGCATTATACATCGCTGCGCATCCTGATGATGAAAATACTCGTTTGATCGCATATTTATCTAATCATGAAAAGGCAAGAACAGGATATTTGTCGTTAACCCGTGGAGATGGAGGGCAAAATTTAATAGGTCCTGAAATGCGTGAACTTTTGGGAGTTATTCGTACTCAAGAGCTGTTAGCTGCAAGAAATGTAGATGGAGGAGAACAACGTTTTTCTAGAGCTAATGATTTTGGATATTCAAAACACCCTGATGAAACGTTAAAAATTTGGGATAAAGATAAAGTTTTAGCCGATGTAGTTTGGGCAATTCGTACTTTCAAACCCGATGTGATTATCAATCGTTTTAATCATAGAACACCAGGAACAACGCATGGTCACCATACTTCATCAGCGATGTTAAGTGTTGAAGCTTTTGATTTAGCTAATGATAAATCAAAATACCCTGAGCAATTAAAGGATACAGATACATGGAGGCCTAATAGGTTGTTTTTTAATACTTCTTGGTGGTTTTACGGAAGTGAAGAAGCTTTTGAAAAAGCAGACAAAAGTAATATGTTAAGCTTTGATATAGGAACGTACTACCCTTTAAAAGGATTGTCTAATAATGAAGTAGCAGCAATAGCAAGCAGTCAACATTTATGCCAAGGGTTTGGAAGGTTAACCACTAGAGGAAGTCAAACAGAATATGTAGAGTTTTTAAAAGGAGAATTTCCTAAAGACAAAAAAGATATTTTTTCAGGAATAAATACAACATGGAATAGAGTAGAAGGCGGAGGAGAAATAGGAGATATTTTATATGATATTGAACAAAATTTTGATTTTGTAAATCCATCAAAACATCTACCAGACCTATTGGAAGCCTATAAGAAGGTAAGACAACTAAAAGATTCACATTGGAGAGCTATTAAAACTAAAGAATTGAATGAAATTATCAAAGCTTGTGCAGGTTTATATCTAGAAGCCTCGGCAGAAAGTTCTAGTTCAATTCCAAGCAGTACAATTAATGTAAATTTTGAAGCACTAAATAGAAGTTTCATTTCTATGGAGTTGTCATCAATTACTATCCTTCCTGAAGGGAAAAACATCAAAAAAGAATTGGATTTAGCACCCAATAGTAAACAAAACTTTAAAAGTAAAATCAATATCGCTAAAGATGTTTCTTACTCTTCGCCATATTGGTTAGCTACTCAGTGGGATTTGGGAATGTACAAAGTAAACGATCAAAAATTAATAGGTAATCCAGAGTCTTTAAGGCCAATTCAAATTCAATACAATATTGTAATTGAAGACCAACCAATTGCATTTACAATTCCAGTGGTACATAGATACGCTAAAAGAGATAAAGGAGAAATTTATGAACCTTTTGAGGTGTTACCGAAAGTAACAACAAAGCTATTGAATAAGGTACTTGTTTTTTCTTCAGAAAAATCTCAAAAAGTAACTGTAGAAGTTCGTTCTGGAGCGAAAAATACAAATGGAATAGTTACTCTAAAAGCACCAAAAGGGTGGAAAGTTACTCCAAACGAAGCAAAATTTTCTATAGACCAAAAGGGAGATATTCAGTTGATTGACTTTATGGTTACTCCAACACAAAATGAATCAGAAGGAGTTTTAAAAGCTATAGCAAAAGTTGAAGGTAAAAGTTATGATAAAGAATTGATAGAAATTAATTATAGTCATATTCCTAAACAGTCAGTATTATTACCATCACAAGCAAAAGTTGTACGTATGGATATAAAAAAGAACGGTACAAGAATAGGGTATATACAAGGTTCAGGAGATGCTATTCCAGAAAGTTTACAACAAATTGGCTATGAGGTAACAGAGTTGAATGTAAATGAGATTAATGGAAATTTAGAGCAATTTGACGCAGTTGTTGTTGGTATTAGGGCATATAACACTATAAAAGAATTGCAGTTTAAGCAAAAATACTTGTTAGAATATGTAAAAAATGGTGGAAATTTAATAGTGCAATACAACACGAATAGAGGAGTAGATGTACAAGCGCCGTATGAATTACAATTATCACGCGATAGAGTAACAGACGAACATTCTAAAGTAACCTTGTTAGCTAAAGAACATTCTATTTTAAATTACCCAAACAAAATTACTGAAGCTGATTTTGATGGTTGGGTACAAGAACGAGGCTTATATTTTCCTAACAAATGGAGTAAAGAATACACTTCGATATTATCTATGCATGATAAAGGGGAGTCAGTAAAAAAAGGAAGTTTGTTAGTTGCTAAATATGGTAAAGGAAACTATATCTATACAGGGTTAAGCTTCTTTAGAGAGCTTCCAGCAGGAGTTTCAGGAGCTTATAAGTTATTTGCAAACTTATTATCGGTAAAAGAAAATACCGTGGAGAAATAG
- a CDS encoding ATP-dependent DNA helicase, with protein MIQTAPKFYKEILQKFPYSPTEKQNELLDVLTDFIFSDDNRALFLLKGYAGTGKTTIISTVVHNLWKIGQKAVLLAPTGRAAKVISGYSNRQAFTIHKKIYFPKKQSSGAVNFVMQPNKHTDTLFIVDEASMISDEKQNAKLFENGSLLDDLISYVYSGKNCKIIFIGDTAQLPPVKLTMSPALEADKLSFEFNKEVTEIELDEVVRQEEGSGILANATDLRLLIQNDSIHFQFDLNYPDIIRLQDGYDIQDAITMAYDGDIGVEDTAIIVRSNKRANQYNQQIRTKIRGQENEISTGDYVMVVKNNYYWLKDSSSAGFIANGDICEVMRINSIKELYGFKFAEVEVRMIDYPDMKPFETVLLLDTLTSESPSLTYEESNRLYEAVKEDFVHEKSKYKQFMGVKKNKYFNALQVKFSYAMTCHKSQGGQWKTVFIEQPYLPDGASVEYLRWLYTAVTRAQEKLYLIGFKDEYFLD; from the coding sequence ATGATACAAACTGCTCCGAAATTTTATAAAGAAATACTACAAAAATTCCCGTATTCGCCTACAGAAAAACAAAATGAGTTACTAGATGTCTTAACAGACTTTATTTTTTCAGATGATAATCGTGCTTTATTTTTATTAAAAGGGTATGCAGGAACAGGTAAAACAACAATAATAAGTACCGTTGTACATAATTTATGGAAAATAGGACAAAAAGCAGTTTTACTAGCGCCAACAGGTCGTGCAGCGAAAGTAATTTCAGGATATTCTAACCGACAGGCATTTACGATTCATAAAAAAATATACTTTCCTAAAAAGCAAAGTAGTGGAGCTGTAAATTTTGTAATGCAACCTAATAAGCATACTGATACTCTTTTCATTGTAGATGAAGCTTCTATGATTTCTGATGAAAAGCAGAACGCGAAATTATTTGAAAATGGTTCTTTATTGGATGATTTAATCTCATATGTATACTCAGGAAAAAATTGTAAAATTATTTTTATTGGAGATACGGCACAGTTACCACCTGTAAAGTTAACTATGAGTCCAGCTTTAGAAGCTGACAAACTTTCGTTTGAGTTTAATAAAGAAGTTACAGAAATTGAGTTAGACGAAGTGGTTAGACAAGAAGAAGGCTCTGGGATTTTGGCTAATGCAACCGATTTACGTTTGTTAATTCAGAATGATTCAATACATTTTCAATTTGATTTAAATTATCCCGACATTATTCGTCTACAAGATGGTTATGATATTCAAGATGCTATAACAATGGCTTATGATGGAGATATAGGAGTGGAAGATACTGCTATTATTGTACGTTCAAATAAGAGAGCTAATCAATACAATCAACAGATTAGAACTAAAATTCGCGGACAAGAAAATGAAATTTCTACAGGAGATTACGTGATGGTAGTGAAAAATAATTACTACTGGTTAAAAGACTCTTCTTCGGCAGGATTTATAGCAAATGGAGATATTTGTGAAGTTATGCGTATAAATTCAATTAAAGAATTATACGGCTTTAAGTTTGCAGAAGTTGAAGTTCGCATGATTGATTATCCTGATATGAAACCTTTTGAAACAGTGTTGTTGTTAGATACTCTTACAAGTGAAAGTCCGTCATTAACGTATGAAGAATCTAACCGATTATATGAAGCTGTAAAAGAAGATTTTGTACATGAAAAATCAAAGTACAAGCAATTTATGGGTGTTAAGAAAAATAAGTATTTCAATGCGCTTCAGGTAAAGTTCTCTTACGCAATGACCTGTCATAAATCTCAAGGAGGTCAATGGAAAACAGTTTTTATAGAACAACCATACTTGCCAGATGGAGCTTCGGTTGAGTATTTACGTTGGTTATATACAGCTGTTACACGTGCACAAGAAAAATTGTATTTAATAGGTTTTAAAGATGAGTATTTTTTAGATTAA
- a CDS encoding RsmD family RNA methyltransferase, which translates to MRIISGKYKSKRITAPKNLPVRPTTDMAKESLFNILNNFYYFENISVLDLFAGTGNISYEFASRGTETINAVDAHYACIKFINQTAKDLNMSINSYKSDVYKFLEKTPLKVDVIFADPPYDFEEKQFLKIADIVFDRNLLNNDGLLIIEHSKHTDLSQHPYYNYEKRYGGNVFSFFEIVNDNQE; encoded by the coding sequence ATGCGAATTATTTCTGGAAAATATAAAAGTAAAAGAATTACAGCTCCTAAAAACCTGCCTGTAAGACCCACAACAGATATGGCAAAAGAGTCTTTATTTAATATTTTAAATAACTTCTATTATTTTGAAAACATTTCTGTACTAGATTTATTTGCTGGAACAGGAAACATAAGTTACGAATTTGCTTCTCGAGGTACTGAAACCATTAATGCTGTTGACGCTCATTATGCTTGTATAAAATTCATTAATCAGACAGCTAAGGATTTAAACATGTCTATTAACAGCTATAAAAGTGATGTATATAAGTTTTTAGAAAAAACGCCCCTTAAAGTAGATGTAATTTTTGCTGACCCTCCATATGACTTTGAAGAAAAACAATTTTTAAAAATAGCTGACATAGTTTTTGATCGCAACTTGTTAAATAATGATGGGCTTTTGATAATTGAGCACTCAAAACATACAGATTTATCTCAACATCCCTATTATAACTATGAAAAACGCTATGGTGGTAACGTTTTTAGCTTCTTTGAAATAGTTAATGATAACCAAGAGTAA
- a CDS encoding fibronectin type III domain-containing protein: MRKLIFILFIQLILISCGGGGSEDPVPSEPELGAFELVFPENNTLCTEGTEVSDTEVSIPLKWSNSTNAISYEVVLTNTESGNRIEKMTNTNSMSVILPKATKFSWNVTAIIQNKGKQSNSAWNFYTEGVSVSNHAPFPASITLEDNKDGTINISWEASDLDNDILKYKVYLGESKDTVELIKETESTFIEKQSIDYNTTYFLMVVVLDKNGNSSSIYKEFQFNI, encoded by the coding sequence ATGAGAAAACTAATATTTATACTATTTATACAATTAATTTTAATTTCTTGTGGAGGAGGGGGAAGTGAAGATCCAGTACCATCAGAACCAGAATTAGGGGCTTTTGAGTTAGTTTTTCCTGAAAATAATACGCTTTGTACAGAAGGAACTGAAGTATCTGATACCGAAGTTTCTATTCCTTTAAAATGGAGTAATTCTACAAATGCTATATCTTATGAAGTGGTACTTACTAACACTGAAAGTGGAAATAGAATTGAAAAGATGACTAACACTAATTCTATGAGTGTTATTTTGCCAAAAGCAACAAAATTTTCTTGGAATGTAACTGCTATTATACAAAATAAAGGAAAACAGAGTAATAGTGCTTGGAATTTTTATACAGAAGGAGTTTCTGTTTCTAATCATGCTCCATTTCCTGCGAGTATAACATTAGAAGATAATAAAGATGGTACGATTAATATCAGTTGGGAAGCATCTGATCTTGATAATGACATTTTAAAATACAAAGTATATTTAGGGGAGTCAAAAGATACAGTTGAATTGATAAAAGAAACAGAAAGTACTTTTATTGAAAAACAAAGTATTGATTATAACACGACTTATTTTTTAATGGTTGTGGTCTTAGATAAAAATGGAAACTCATCGTCTATTTATAAGGAATTCCAGTTTAACATTTAG
- a CDS encoding immunoglobulin domain-containing protein yields MKRLLLFTLVLFGVYVNAQEISQSDKDALIALYNATDGANWTNKWDLNDSPQNWYGVVTSVVFGASGAERHVDEINLLNNNLSGSIPADLGNLKSLNTLNLSNNNLTSAIPSALGNAKDLNYLYLQNNQLTGNIPVELFTLNERHFVEINLSYNKLTGKLPVEIGESIANVGEVFVSNNLLTDLPDYTNVSLFRINTLDISNNNINFSVFERVPSFDNIAKVLEDNVATFTYSPQNRVSEIETIELNVGENISFSITGLTSANNTYQWYKNDVPIGGATNPTYQITGSTLTDAGVYYCEVKNANVPNLTLKRNIINYNTIGAINDRNALISLYDATDGANWTDSWNLNEAMNSWEGVTVNSLGRVTSLSLNYRKLNGELPNELGNLTELIKLHLNEGSSSSVRGSIPDSICNLVKVEDVIIDMPGLTGAVPSCLFTIASLRSVYLIGNSPLLTLDFPDDLSNLTNLTTLSLSRIDLSSNGGFPMSILDLTNLEKLSLYITRLTGNIPEQIGLLSNLTELSLRHSGALTGVIPSSIGDLTKLNSLTIVSTNIEGEIPSSFSKLTSLRALDLSRNKLTGHIPSYINTFNTLTSLDFSHNNLSGTIPDFTTLTNLQNLEFDNNKFVFKDFENEYTNYKNQIPYIFSYQPQLKIDEEQNITVIEEESITLIAEATNSTNNSYQWRKDGVEINGATNRSYTINNLGFNDNGVYDCVIKNSIITDLILLKNEITLKVKSKGVIHDKNALIAFYNATDGANWTNPWDLNADISTWEGVTVNTVGRVTELDIRYRKLNGTLPDDLGNLTELRKLTLLGLGSTSNGLTGSIPSSLCNLTKIEEINIDQLNLTGVIPSCLFNIISLKNVKIDGHGNMLTLDFPDDLSELINLTSLYLSNVDLSSEGDFPENILDLTNLERLTLFNNELTGSIPTTISNLTKLKELSIRAYKMSGSIPDEIGALVNLESLSFNIPLTGLMPASIGDLIKLKSLRIYGNIEGEIPASFSKLTALYSLDFSRNKLTGQIPQFINTFSNLQLLELGGNKLSGVIPDLTSLTKLQILDIQDNQFVFEDFENEFNTYKTLFGFFYQPQSNIDTEEIITVIEEDEVRLTVEATKSTNNTYQWRKDGVDINGAKSREYVIESLKLTDKGVYDCVISNSLITDLKLTKNRIILNVDPSDLDGDGIKDVDDLCLNTPAGESVNSNGCSESQLDDDNDGINNDKDLCPNTPTGEPVNVDGCSESQLDDDNDGVFNNVDQCPNTSEGSIVDVNGCAQYQLIDIVPSDIQVMVSSTTCPDKSNGIVNLSFKKNYIYKVILVGQGVINKTFENVNYTSGLEITELPVGSYEICVTASELPSFSQCYNVMVSAPVALKVSQASLKGTSLTYQVSGSENYKVTINNKEYLYTFKDTGEREITVNLNNGNNSVEITTNKPCQGVYNKSVTVKSITLYPIPVTNYLNISGVTGNSAIVAVRSLEGATVLSAKLDVYNGGARLPMDTLATGMYLVTVTTSTQTVNTKIFKK; encoded by the coding sequence ATGAAAAGACTACTACTTTTTACGCTAGTCCTTTTTGGCGTATATGTAAATGCTCAAGAAATTTCTCAAAGTGATAAAGATGCTTTAATAGCGCTTTATAATGCTACAGATGGAGCAAATTGGACAAACAAATGGGATTTGAATGACTCTCCACAGAATTGGTATGGAGTGGTTACCAGTGTTGTTTTTGGTGCTTCAGGAGCCGAAAGACATGTGGATGAGATAAATCTTTTAAATAATAATTTAAGTGGATCTATACCTGCTGATTTAGGTAACTTAAAAAGCTTAAATACACTAAATCTTTCAAATAATAACTTGACTAGTGCTATTCCTAGTGCTTTGGGGAATGCAAAAGATCTTAATTATTTATACCTTCAAAATAACCAATTAACAGGGAATATACCTGTAGAGCTTTTTACGCTTAATGAGAGACATTTTGTTGAAATCAATTTAAGCTATAATAAATTGACAGGTAAGTTACCAGTGGAGATTGGAGAATCAATTGCAAACGTAGGTGAAGTTTTTGTATCTAATAACCTATTAACAGATTTACCAGATTATACTAATGTTTCTTTATTCAGAATAAACACTTTAGATATCAGTAATAACAATATTAATTTTTCTGTGTTTGAAAGAGTTCCATCTTTTGACAATATAGCTAAAGTTTTAGAAGATAATGTTGCTACATTTACCTATAGTCCTCAAAATAGAGTTAGTGAAATAGAAACAATTGAATTAAATGTAGGAGAAAATATTAGTTTTTCAATTACAGGGTTAACAAGCGCTAATAATACCTATCAGTGGTATAAAAATGATGTTCCAATTGGAGGAGCTACTAATCCTACCTATCAAATTACAGGATCAACTTTAACTGATGCAGGTGTGTATTACTGTGAAGTAAAGAATGCCAATGTACCAAACCTTACTTTAAAGAGAAACATTATTAATTACAATACAATTGGAGCTATAAACGATAGAAATGCTCTTATATCGTTATATGATGCTACTGATGGCGCAAATTGGACAGACTCATGGAATCTTAATGAAGCTATGAATTCTTGGGAAGGAGTAACGGTAAATTCCTTAGGAAGAGTAACAAGTTTATCACTTAATTATAGAAAACTTAATGGAGAATTACCAAATGAATTAGGAAACCTAACAGAATTGATCAAATTACATCTTAATGAAGGTTCTTCTAGTAGTGTGAGAGGTAGTATTCCTGATAGTATTTGTAACCTTGTAAAAGTTGAAGATGTTATAATAGATATGCCAGGATTGACAGGAGCAGTACCGAGTTGTCTTTTTACTATAGCATCATTGAGAAGTGTATATTTAATAGGTAATAGTCCTTTATTAACTCTAGATTTTCCTGATGATTTATCAAACCTTACAAATCTTACAACTCTAAGTTTGAGTCGAATAGATCTTTCATCTAATGGAGGATTTCCAATGAGTATTTTAGATTTAACCAATTTAGAAAAATTATCTCTTTATATTACTAGATTAACTGGAAACATACCTGAACAGATAGGGCTACTTAGTAATTTAACAGAGCTTTCACTTAGACATAGTGGGGCGTTAACTGGAGTGATACCTTCTTCAATAGGTGATTTAACTAAGTTGAATAGTTTAACAATAGTATCAACAAATATTGAAGGTGAAATACCATCTTCTTTTTCAAAATTAACATCTCTTCGTGCTCTGGATCTTTCTAGAAATAAACTAACGGGTCATATCCCTTCTTATATTAATACTTTTAATACTTTAACAAGTTTAGATTTCAGTCATAATAACTTGTCAGGAACTATTCCTGATTTTACAACATTAACAAATTTACAGAACTTAGAGTTTGATAATAATAAATTTGTTTTCAAAGATTTTGAAAATGAATATACAAACTACAAAAATCAAATACCATATATTTTTTCTTACCAACCACAACTTAAAATAGATGAAGAGCAAAATATTACGGTAATAGAAGAAGAATCTATTACTTTAATTGCAGAAGCAACCAATAGTACTAATAATTCATATCAATGGCGTAAAGATGGTGTTGAAATTAATGGAGCAACGAATCGTTCTTATACAATAAATAATTTAGGTTTTAATGATAATGGAGTATATGATTGTGTTATAAAAAATAGTATTATTACCGACTTAATATTATTGAAAAATGAAATAACATTAAAAGTTAAATCTAAAGGTGTAATACATGATAAAAATGCCCTTATAGCATTTTATAATGCTACTGATGGGGCAAATTGGACAAATCCTTGGGATCTCAATGCAGATATAAGTACTTGGGAAGGAGTTACAGTAAATACAGTTGGTAGAGTTACAGAATTAGATATTAGGTATAGAAAGCTTAATGGGACTTTACCAGATGATCTTGGAAATCTAACAGAACTTAGAAAATTAACGCTTTTAGGGTTAGGTTCTACTAGTAATGGGCTCACAGGAAGCATTCCTTCTAGTTTATGTAATCTTACGAAGATTGAAGAGATAAATATAGATCAACTTAACTTAACTGGTGTTATACCAAGTTGTCTTTTTAATATAATATCATTAAAAAATGTTAAAATTGATGGTCATGGAAACATGCTTACATTGGATTTTCCTGATGATTTATCGGAGCTTATAAATCTTACATCTCTATATTTAAGTAATGTGGATCTTTCTTCTGAAGGTGATTTTCCAGAAAATATATTAGATTTAACCAATTTAGAAAGGTTGACTTTATTTAATAATGAATTAACAGGAAGTATACCTACGACAATAAGTAATTTGACTAAACTAAAAGAATTAAGTATTAGAGCTTATAAAATGTCAGGTAGTATACCAGATGAAATTGGAGCGCTTGTTAATCTAGAAAGCCTCTCATTTAATATACCTTTGACTGGATTAATGCCTGCTTCAATAGGGGATTTAATCAAACTAAAAAGTTTAAGAATATATGGGAATATAGAAGGAGAAATACCTGCTTCTTTTTCTAAATTAACAGCTCTTTATTCTCTAGATTTTTCTAGAAATAAGCTTACTGGTCAAATACCTCAATTTATTAATACTTTTAGTAATTTACAATTACTAGAATTAGGAGGAAACAAATTATCAGGAGTTATTCCAGATCTTACGAGTTTGACTAAATTACAAATTTTGGATATTCAAGATAATCAATTCGTTTTTGAAGATTTTGAAAATGAATTTAATACTTATAAAACATTATTTGGTTTCTTTTACCAACCTCAGTCGAATATTGATACGGAAGAAATAATTACAGTAATAGAAGAAGATGAAGTTAGATTAACTGTTGAAGCTACTAAAAGTACTAACAATACTTATCAATGGCGTAAAGATGGGGTAGATATTAATGGTGCTAAAAGCAGAGAGTATGTTATTGAGAGTTTAAAATTAACTGATAAGGGTGTTTATGATTGTGTTATTAGTAATAGTCTTATTACTGACTTAAAATTGACGAAAAACAGAATAATATTAAATGTGGATCCATCAGATTTAGATGGTGATGGAATAAAGGATGTAGATGATTTATGTCTAAATACCCCAGCAGGAGAGTCGGTAAACTCTAATGGATGTTCCGAAAGTCAGTTAGATGATGATAATGATGGAATAAATAATGACAAAGATTTATGCCCTAATACTCCAACAGGAGAACCGGTAAATGTAGACGGATGTTCGGAGAGTCAATTAGATGATGATAATGATGGTGTATTCAATAATGTTGATCAATGTCCTAATACAAGTGAAGGAAGCATTGTTGATGTTAATGGTTGTGCTCAATACCAATTAATTGATATAGTGCCTAGTGATATTCAGGTCATGGTAAGCAGTACCACTTGTCCAGATAAAAGTAACGGTATTGTAAACCTTTCATTTAAAAAGAATTATATTTATAAAGTAATTTTGGTAGGACAAGGTGTAATAAATAAAACTTTTGAAAATGTAAACTATACTTCTGGATTAGAAATTACAGAGTTACCTGTAGGAAGTTATGAAATATGTGTTACTGCGTCAGAGTTACCTAGTTTCAGCCAATGTTATAATGTAATGGTTAGTGCTCCAGTAGCCTTAAAAGTTTCTCAAGCGAGTTTAAAAGGCACTTCACTTACTTATCAAGTATCAGGTAGTGAAAACTATAAAGTAACAATTAATAATAAAGAGTATTTGTATACTTTTAAAGATACTGGTGAACGAGAAATAACAGTTAATCTAAATAATGGAAATAATTCTGTAGAGATAACAACAAATAAACCATGTCAAGGTGTTTATAACAAGAGCGTTACAGTTAAAAGTATTACATTGTACCCTATTCCAGTTACAAATTACCTAAACATTTCTGGTGTTACAGGTAATTCTGCCATAGTAGCCGTAAGAAGCCTTGAGGGAGCTACTGTGTTATCAGCTAAGCTTGATGTTTATAATGGAGGAGCTAGATTACCAATGGATACTCTAGCTACAGGAATGTATCTTGTAACAGTTACTACTTCAACACAAACCGTTAACACAAAAATATTCAAAAAATGA
- a CDS encoding STAS domain-containing protein yields the protein MEFKIKSSKNYLKISGDLTLTNVQLFEVMIYSFIKKYKDINIDISNVTNIDTLGVNSIVEAYQFSLKNKKNLLFCGKGSKDIMDELYYRNVA from the coding sequence ATGGAATTTAAAATTAAAAGCTCTAAAAATTATTTAAAGATATCAGGTGACTTAACTCTTACCAACGTTCAGCTTTTTGAAGTAATGATTTATTCTTTTATAAAAAAATATAAAGACATTAACATAGATATTAGTAATGTTACTAATATTGATACTCTAGGGGTTAATTCAATTGTAGAAGCTTATCAGTTTTCTTTAAAAAATAAAAAGAATTTGCTTTTTTGTGGCAAAGGCTCAAAAGATATTATGGATGAATTATATTACAGAAATGTGGCATAA